Proteins from a genomic interval of Salinarchaeum sp. Harcht-Bsk1:
- a CDS encoding tubulin/FtsZ family protein, giving the protein MKLAMIGFGQAGGKIVDKFLEYDQATGSGIVRSAIAVNTAKADLMGLEHVPQQNRVLIGQSRVKGHGVGADNELGAEIAEEDIDEIQGAVDQVPVHEIDAFLIIAGMGGGTGSGGAPVVAKHLKRIYTEPVYGLGVLPGSDEGGIYTLNAARSFQTFVREVDNLLVFDNDAWRQSGESVEGGYAEINDEIVTRFGILFGAGEVEAGDEVAESVVDSSEIINTLDGGGVSTVGYAAEDVEPQGGDGGLLSRFTGDDSGADNLDTAHTTNRITSLVRKAALGRLTLPCEIEGAERALLVMSGPPMHLNRKGIERGRKWLEEQTGSMEVRGGDYPVPRSGKVAGVVLLSGVNNVPRIKELQQVAIEAQDNIEEIKQESEQNLEELVEDDEDELEPLF; this is encoded by the coding sequence ATGAAACTGGCGATGATCGGATTCGGCCAGGCCGGCGGGAAGATCGTCGACAAGTTCCTGGAGTACGACCAGGCTACCGGGAGCGGCATCGTCCGCTCGGCGATCGCGGTGAACACGGCCAAGGCCGACCTGATGGGACTGGAGCACGTCCCCCAACAGAATCGGGTGTTGATCGGACAGTCCCGCGTCAAGGGCCACGGCGTCGGTGCCGACAACGAACTCGGCGCCGAAATCGCCGAGGAGGACATCGACGAAATTCAGGGTGCAGTCGATCAGGTACCCGTCCACGAGATCGACGCCTTCCTGATCATCGCCGGGATGGGTGGAGGCACCGGTTCGGGTGGCGCCCCCGTCGTCGCGAAGCATCTCAAGCGGATCTACACTGAACCTGTCTACGGACTCGGCGTTCTCCCTGGCTCCGACGAAGGAGGCATCTATACGCTCAACGCCGCGCGGTCCTTCCAGACGTTCGTCCGCGAGGTCGACAATCTGCTGGTATTCGACAACGACGCCTGGCGGCAGTCCGGTGAATCCGTCGAAGGGGGTTACGCCGAAATCAACGACGAAATCGTCACGCGCTTCGGGATCCTCTTCGGTGCCGGCGAGGTCGAGGCGGGCGACGAAGTGGCCGAATCTGTCGTGGACTCGAGTGAGATCATCAACACGCTCGACGGCGGCGGCGTCTCCACGGTCGGCTACGCGGCGGAGGACGTCGAACCACAGGGCGGTGACGGCGGTCTCCTCTCTCGATTCACCGGCGACGACTCCGGGGCCGACAACCTTGACACGGCCCACACGACGAATCGCATCACGAGTCTCGTCCGGAAGGCCGCACTTGGCCGCCTGACCCTTCCCTGCGAGATCGAGGGCGCCGAGCGCGCACTGCTCGTCATGAGCGGCCCGCCCATGCACCTCAACCGCAAGGGCATCGAGCGCGGTCGCAAGTGGCTCGAGGAGCAGACCGGTTCCATGGAGGTCCGTGGCGGGGACTACCCGGTCCCGCGCTCCGGCAAGGTCGCTGGCGTCGTCCTCCTCTCCGGCGTCAACAACGTCCCGCGGATCAAAGAACTCCAGCAGGTCGCCATCGAGGCACAGGACAACATCGAGGAGATCAAGCAGGAGAGCGAGCAGAACCTCGAAGAGCTGGTCGAGGACGACGAAGATGAGCTGGAGCCGCTCTTCTAA
- the tmk gene encoding dTMP kinase, which translates to MTDGLFVAFEGLDGAGTTTQARRAAAFVADETDRSPARSAEPTDGPVGTQIRRCLEGEIEFDPETLALLFAADRLDHLHREIEPRLEAGDVVLVDRYSLSSFAYQRADGVDADWLRTINARARPPDVTVFLDVPPAVCVERITADGRGADRFERVETLEAVDAAYREAIDAEREAGNDVRVVDGTQSENAVADEVTATIERFL; encoded by the coding sequence ATGACCGACGGCCTGTTCGTCGCGTTCGAGGGCCTCGACGGCGCCGGGACGACCACACAGGCGCGCCGAGCAGCAGCGTTCGTGGCGGACGAGACCGATCGTTCGCCCGCCCGCTCTGCCGAACCGACCGACGGCCCCGTCGGGACGCAGATCCGCCGCTGTCTCGAAGGCGAGATCGAATTCGACCCGGAGACGCTCGCGTTGCTCTTCGCGGCCGACCGACTCGATCACTTGCACCGCGAAATCGAGCCACGGCTCGAAGCCGGTGACGTCGTCCTCGTCGATCGGTACTCGCTGTCCTCGTTCGCGTACCAGCGAGCCGACGGGGTCGACGCCGACTGGCTCCGGACCATCAACGCCAGGGCACGACCACCGGACGTCACGGTCTTTCTCGACGTCCCGCCGGCCGTCTGCGTCGAACGGATCACCGCCGACGGGCGCGGTGCTGATCGGTTCGAACGGGTCGAGACGCTCGAAGCCGTCGACGCGGCCTATCGCGAAGCGATCGACGCAGAGCGCGAGGCAGGCAACGACGTTCGCGTCGTGGACGGCACGCAGTCCGAGAACGCCGTCGCCGACGAGGTTACGGCGACGATCGAACGGTTCCTCTGA
- the trpB gene encoding tryptophan synthase subunit beta has protein sequence MSSDATFGEYGGQYVPEALMPAIEELTDAYERYVLENEDGFVDEFRERLRDFGGRPTPIQRADQLSERYDADVYLKREDLLHGGAHKLNNALGQVLLAKYMGKERIIAETGAGQHGTATAMACAHLDMPCEIYMGRTDVNRQRPNVFRMRINGAEVNPVDVGRGTLKEAISETMRDWAGSVEHTHYVIGSVVGPHPFPTMVRDFQAVISEEARDQLRERTGGLPDAVLACAGGGSNTMGTFHHFVPDDGSEAAPDGGDRVDLYAVEAGGSSLSVDEEAGVAPNSASLSTGEEGLLHGARTKLLQDSDGQIMESHSVSAGLDYAGVGPELARLVDDGRVSPVNVDDEAALEAFHRLSRTEGIIPALESAHALGFLEERIVEEGESLGDTILLTVSGRGDKDLETVIEESGDRNLDAAPSMDVFREGQR, from the coding sequence ATGAGCAGCGACGCGACCTTCGGGGAGTACGGCGGGCAGTACGTCCCCGAGGCGCTGATGCCAGCGATCGAGGAGCTGACCGACGCTTACGAGCGGTACGTCCTCGAGAACGAGGACGGGTTCGTGGACGAGTTTCGGGAACGCCTGCGGGACTTCGGTGGTCGCCCCACGCCGATCCAGCGCGCCGACCAGCTATCCGAGCGGTACGACGCAGACGTGTATCTCAAACGAGAGGATCTCCTCCACGGCGGCGCGCACAAGCTGAACAATGCGCTCGGCCAGGTGCTGCTCGCGAAGTACATGGGCAAAGAGCGGATCATCGCCGAAACTGGCGCAGGCCAACACGGCACCGCGACGGCGATGGCCTGTGCCCACCTGGACATGCCCTGTGAGATCTACATGGGCCGGACCGACGTCAATCGCCAGCGCCCGAACGTCTTCCGTATGCGGATCAACGGGGCGGAGGTCAACCCCGTCGACGTCGGGCGCGGGACGCTCAAGGAGGCGATCTCCGAGACGATGCGGGACTGGGCCGGTTCCGTCGAGCACACCCACTACGTCATCGGCTCCGTCGTCGGACCGCACCCGTTCCCGACGATGGTGCGAGATTTCCAGGCCGTCATCTCGGAGGAGGCGCGCGACCAGCTCCGGGAACGGACCGGCGGGCTCCCCGACGCCGTCCTCGCCTGCGCGGGCGGCGGTTCGAACACGATGGGAACCTTCCACCACTTCGTGCCCGACGACGGCTCGGAGGCCGCACCCGACGGCGGCGACCGCGTCGACCTCTACGCCGTCGAGGCGGGCGGCTCCTCGCTCTCGGTCGACGAGGAGGCCGGCGTCGCGCCGAACTCCGCCTCCCTCTCGACTGGTGAGGAGGGCCTGCTCCACGGCGCGCGCACGAAACTCCTGCAGGATTCCGACGGGCAGATCATGGAGTCTCACTCCGTCTCCGCTGGCCTCGACTACGCCGGCGTCGGCCCGGAGCTCGCTCGGTTGGTCGACGACGGTCGGGTCTCCCCCGTAAACGTCGACGACGAGGCGGCGCTGGAGGCCTTCCATCGCCTCTCTCGGACGGAGGGGATCATCCCGGCGCTGGAGAGCGCTCACGCACTCGGCTTCCTCGAAGAACGGATCGTGGAGGAGGGCGAGTCGTTGGGCGATACGATCCTCCTCACGGTATCGGGCCGCGGCGACAAGGACCTCGAGACCGTCATCGAGGAGTCGGGCGATCGGAATCTCGACGCTGCACCGTCGATGGACGTGTTCCGGGAGGGGCAGCGATGA
- the trpA gene encoding tryptophan synthase subunit alpha: MSETDPGTGADSTLAEAFADGPAFVPYLVAGDPDFETSREYLEALDRGGADVIELGLPFSEPIAEGPTIQSAIVRALEAGMTPDRFFELAESLDVDASLVCMTYYNLVYQYGTETGPRPFVERAAEAGIEGLVVPDLPAEEADELRAACDEFGLDLIFIVAPTTDGERLERMRELVSGYVYVQARLGTTGARNDVSDQTSSSLDRLADWEVPKAVGFGISSGEHAERIVAGGADGIIVGSALVDVVAEGVETERPVRETATRLEELARELAEGAVAGARKNRPEPEGQ, from the coding sequence ATGAGCGAGACCGATCCCGGAACCGGCGCCGATTCCACGCTCGCCGAGGCCTTCGCGGACGGACCCGCGTTCGTCCCGTATCTCGTCGCCGGCGATCCAGACTTCGAGACCTCGAGGGAGTACCTGGAGGCGCTCGACCGGGGTGGCGCGGACGTGATCGAACTCGGCTTACCGTTTTCCGAGCCCATCGCCGAGGGGCCGACCATCCAGAGCGCGATCGTTCGCGCCCTGGAAGCCGGCATGACGCCGGATCGGTTCTTCGAACTGGCCGAATCCCTCGACGTCGACGCGTCGCTGGTCTGCATGACCTACTACAATCTGGTCTACCAGTACGGCACCGAGACCGGACCGCGACCGTTCGTCGAGCGAGCGGCCGAAGCTGGAATCGAGGGGCTCGTCGTTCCGGACCTGCCGGCCGAGGAAGCCGACGAACTCCGGGCGGCCTGTGACGAGTTCGGTCTCGACCTGATATTCATCGTCGCGCCGACGACCGACGGCGAGCGCCTCGAGCGAATGCGCGAACTCGTCTCCGGTTACGTCTACGTCCAGGCCCGTCTCGGGACCACGGGCGCCCGAAACGACGTGTCCGACCAGACGTCGTCGAGTCTCGACCGCCTCGCCGACTGGGAAGTCCCCAAGGCCGTCGGGTTCGGCATCTCCTCGGGCGAACACGCCGAGCGGATCGTCGCAGGCGGTGCCGACGGGATCATCGTCGGCAGCGCGCTGGTCGACGTCGTCGCTGAGGGGGTCGAAACCGAACGACCAGTGCGCGAAACTGCCACGCGCCTGGAGGAACTCGCTCGCGAACTCGCCGAGGGGGCAGTAGCCGGTGCCCGCAAGAACCGGCCCGAACCGGAAGGGCAATAA
- a CDS encoding 2-amino-3,7-dideoxy-D-threo-hept-6-ulosonate synthase, with product MSTGTTARLSRIGTDGTYLIVPMDHGITIGAVQGLKDIESTIDAITTGGADAVLTQKGIAPRVHPNKNGAGYIVHLNGSTAIGPDEAEKRLTGTVKEAIRVGADAVSFHINVGSQYEPDQLTELADVTSEAAEYGMPVLAMAYARGPGIDEHDAESLGHAVRLAEELGADVVKTSYSGDAESFQHVVESTRLPVVIAGGSRGSDRETIEMVRGTIDAGGSGVSMGRSIFQHEDPEAITRAVAAVLHDDASVDEALKRAGLAVEA from the coding sequence ATGTCAACAGGAACCACAGCGCGACTCTCGCGCATCGGAACGGACGGCACGTACCTGATCGTCCCGATGGACCACGGGATCACGATCGGGGCAGTACAGGGACTCAAAGACATCGAATCGACGATCGACGCGATCACGACCGGTGGCGCGGACGCGGTCCTCACCCAGAAGGGCATCGCGCCCCGGGTACATCCCAACAAGAACGGTGCGGGGTACATCGTCCACCTGAACGGTTCGACTGCCATCGGACCAGACGAGGCCGAGAAACGCCTGACTGGAACGGTCAAAGAGGCGATCCGCGTGGGCGCCGACGCCGTCTCCTTCCACATCAACGTCGGCAGCCAGTACGAGCCGGACCAGCTCACCGAACTCGCGGACGTCACGAGCGAGGCAGCCGAGTACGGCATGCCCGTCCTCGCGATGGCGTACGCCCGCGGCCCGGGTATCGACGAGCACGACGCGGAATCACTCGGTCACGCCGTCCGCCTCGCGGAGGAACTCGGCGCCGACGTCGTGAAGACCTCCTACAGCGGTGACGCCGAGAGCTTCCAGCACGTCGTCGAGTCGACGCGCCTCCCCGTCGTCATCGCTGGCGGCTCGCGTGGCTCCGACCGCGAGACGATCGAGATGGTGCGGGGCACCATCGACGCCGGCGGGTCGGGCGTCTCGATGGGGCGATCCATCTTCCAGCACGAGGATCCCGAAGCGATCACTCGTGCAGTCGCAGCCGTCTTGCACGACGACGCCTCGGTCGACGAGGCGCTGAAGCGTGCCGGACTCGCCGTCGAGGCCTAG
- a CDS encoding phosphatidylserine/phosphatidylglycerophosphate/cardiolipin synthase family protein, whose product MRRPGIAYCFALLLIVTAVAPSIGAAGVTVGVIDVAAAGPSPQQPTHAETVNTSSAPTIVAISPNPYQDGDAGESVTIDFSRPTNTSGWTIVDDEGTVARLPNETITGRVVFAVEPDAVRSVEPDAVASANPDAVDREDARTVRSLGGALELANGGEELRLRRPGGAVVATVQYDDAPEGERYRRVGDGWQWRPVGGTSIEPIETSPDAARAFVLPDAPGVVEDELRSADERIYLAGYTLTSERVVGALLDANRSGIDVRVLLEGSPVGGVSRRQVDALDRLREAGVSITVRTGERDPFSFHHAKYAVIDDRALVLTENFKPAGTGGHSSRGWGVVLDDTAMARGLADLFRTDSTGPGTTSWSARRSSVDPVADYASRTTFPTRFEPATVQVERVRLLVAPDNARPDLAELLRSANDSIRIEQMAIEGVDDPLLQASIDAARNGTEVEILLSSASYVRGENRRLVRAIDRLAAREDLPISADLVDPRGRFDKVHAKVAIVDGEHVVLGSLNWNPTAYGENREVVVVLTGEEVAEYYGAVYAADARDRTLWRIPVGVVGVLAGIWIALGILAVVRIRWSSR is encoded by the coding sequence GTGCGCCGTCCTGGTATCGCGTACTGTTTCGCCCTCCTGCTGATCGTCACAGCAGTTGCACCGTCGATTGGTGCCGCCGGCGTAACTGTGGGTGTCATCGACGTGGCTGCGGCAGGTCCCTCGCCACAGCAGCCGACGCATGCCGAGACAGTGAACACCTCCAGCGCGCCGACCATCGTCGCAATTTCGCCGAATCCCTATCAGGACGGTGACGCGGGCGAGTCCGTCACCATCGACTTTTCTCGTCCGACGAACACCAGTGGCTGGACGATCGTCGACGACGAGGGAACGGTCGCTCGCCTTCCGAACGAGACGATCACCGGTCGGGTCGTGTTCGCTGTCGAACCCGATGCAGTCCGAAGTGTCGAACCCGATGCGGTCGCCAGCGCCAACCCCGATGCAGTCGACAGAGAGGATGCGCGGACGGTGCGATCCCTCGGTGGCGCCCTCGAACTCGCGAACGGCGGCGAGGAACTCCGGCTTCGCCGCCCGGGTGGTGCCGTCGTCGCGACTGTCCAGTACGACGATGCGCCCGAGGGCGAACGGTATCGACGGGTCGGCGACGGCTGGCAGTGGCGTCCCGTCGGCGGAACGTCGATCGAGCCAATCGAAACCAGTCCCGACGCTGCCAGGGCGTTCGTCCTCCCGGACGCTCCGGGAGTCGTCGAAGACGAACTCCGAAGTGCGGACGAACGCATCTACCTCGCGGGCTACACCCTGACGTCCGAGCGCGTCGTCGGTGCGCTGCTGGACGCCAACCGCAGCGGCATCGACGTTCGGGTCTTGCTCGAGGGATCGCCCGTCGGCGGCGTGAGTCGACGGCAGGTGGACGCCCTCGATCGGCTCAGAGAGGCGGGCGTCTCGATCACCGTTCGCACCGGGGAGCGCGATCCGTTCAGCTTTCACCACGCCAAGTACGCCGTCATCGACGACCGCGCGCTCGTCCTCACCGAGAACTTCAAACCCGCAGGGACGGGTGGTCACTCGAGTCGCGGGTGGGGCGTCGTCCTGGACGACACTGCGATGGCGAGGGGGCTGGCCGATCTGTTCCGCACGGACAGCACTGGCCCAGGGACGACATCGTGGTCCGCTCGCCGATCGTCGGTCGACCCCGTGGCAGACTACGCCAGTCGCACGACGTTCCCGACGCGGTTCGAGCCAGCAACGGTCCAAGTCGAACGGGTGAGATTGCTCGTCGCACCGGACAACGCACGGCCCGATCTGGCCGAACTACTTCGATCGGCGAACGACTCCATTCGCATCGAACAGATGGCTATCGAGGGCGTCGACGATCCGCTCCTGCAGGCGTCGATCGACGCGGCACGGAACGGCACCGAGGTCGAGATCTTGCTGAGTAGCGCGTCGTACGTTCGAGGGGAGAATCGACGACTAGTGCGGGCAATCGATCGGCTCGCAGCGCGCGAGGATCTCCCGATCAGCGCCGATCTGGTGGATCCCCGTGGCCGGTTCGACAAGGTCCACGCGAAGGTCGCGATCGTCGACGGCGAGCACGTCGTCCTCGGGAGCCTGAACTGGAACCCGACGGCGTACGGCGAGAATCGGGAGGTGGTAGTCGTGCTCACCGGCGAGGAGGTCGCCGAGTACTACGGTGCAGTGTACGCTGCCGATGCTCGCGATCGAACGCTGTGGCGGATTCCCGTCGGCGTCGTCGGGGTGCTTGCAGGGATCTGGATCGCCCTGGGTATCCTGGCGGTCGTCAGGATCAGGTGGTCGTCCAGATGA
- the cofG gene encoding 7,8-didemethyl-8-hydroxy-5-deazariboflavin synthase subunit CofG, which translates to MIPGAAEYDVDVEISDAAVERLLAVEPDDVESAEALSFARNVFLPLTTACRYTCTYCTYFDPPGEATLMTPEDIRDVCERGADAGCTEALFTFGDDPDDRYDGIYEQLDELGHDSIHEYLREACEIALDAGLLPHANPGDQTREQMETVADVNASMGVMLETTADVAAHAGPRTKSPGQRLDTIRTAGELGVPFTTGILLGIGEDWEDRAESLLAIRDLHERYGHVQEIIVQPVRENERWSGDSPGLDMLRRATAMARAAMPPAVSIQVPPNLAPAGEVVDCGIDDLGGVSPVTDDHVNPDYAWPALDHLQTIADEAGVPLRERLPVYERFVPPQLRGGAAEDGSGATGVRAEDPWLSERIQRAIASDDDAGRRYRRVLANGPIADPSAR; encoded by the coding sequence GTGATTCCCGGCGCCGCGGAGTACGACGTCGACGTCGAGATTTCGGATGCGGCCGTGGAGCGGTTGCTGGCGGTCGAACCCGACGACGTGGAGTCGGCGGAAGCGCTGTCCTTCGCCAGGAACGTGTTCCTGCCACTGACGACGGCTTGCCGGTACACCTGCACCTACTGCACGTACTTCGATCCGCCGGGCGAGGCGACCCTGATGACGCCGGAGGATATTCGCGACGTCTGCGAACGCGGCGCCGACGCCGGCTGTACCGAAGCGTTGTTCACCTTCGGCGACGACCCCGACGACCGCTACGACGGCATCTACGAACAGCTCGACGAACTGGGCCACGACTCCATTCACGAGTACCTGCGAGAAGCCTGTGAGATAGCACTCGACGCAGGCCTCCTTCCGCACGCGAACCCCGGCGATCAGACCCGCGAGCAGATGGAGACCGTCGCCGACGTCAACGCCAGTATGGGCGTGATGCTCGAGACGACGGCCGACGTCGCCGCACACGCGGGCCCACGGACAAAATCGCCCGGACAGCGCCTCGATACGATTCGCACGGCCGGCGAACTCGGCGTCCCGTTCACGACGGGCATCCTGCTTGGCATCGGCGAGGACTGGGAGGACCGGGCCGAGAGCCTGCTCGCTATCCGGGACCTGCACGAGCGCTACGGGCACGTCCAGGAGATCATCGTTCAGCCGGTTCGCGAGAACGAACGCTGGAGTGGTGATTCGCCCGGGCTCGACATGCTCAGACGCGCGACGGCGATGGCCCGTGCAGCGATGCCGCCCGCGGTATCGATCCAGGTGCCACCGAACCTCGCCCCTGCCGGTGAGGTCGTCGACTGCGGCATCGACGACCTCGGTGGTGTATCGCCGGTCACCGACGATCACGTCAATCCCGACTACGCGTGGCCAGCGCTCGATCACCTCCAGACAATCGCCGACGAGGCGGGCGTGCCGCTCCGCGAGCGTCTCCCGGTTTACGAGCGCTTCGTGCCCCCGCAGCTTCGTGGTGGGGCTGCCGAGGACGGCAGCGGTGCCACTGGAGTTCGAGCGGAGGACCCGTGGCTCTCCGAGCGGATTCAGCGTGCGATCGCGTCCGACGACGATGCCGGTCGTCGGTATCGGCGGGTGCTCGCGAACGGGCCGATCGCGGATCCATCGGCACGATAG
- a CDS encoding complex I NDUFA9 subunit family protein, whose translation MEVLVTGGTGFIGSALAAELRDRDHDVTVLARDPDGDGVPDGVMSAAGDVTDYDSIEPAFEGMDAVVNLVALSPLFKTPSGLSHESVHLGGTKHVLDAATEHDLDRIVQMSALGADSDGPTEYLRTKGEAESAVRDATIDHVIVRPSIVFGDGAELVPFTKRAKQMFAPGLPIAPLPGGGKTRFQPIYIGDLVPMLADCVEGDDHANSTYEFGGPEVLTLAELTRLVYRAEGKTMRVVPIPMPVAGLGLAVLGTVPPFPFNSEQYRSLRVDNTVSENDVTAFGRSPDELVTFEEYLGIDN comes from the coding sequence ATGGAGGTCCTCGTTACTGGCGGAACAGGTTTCATCGGGAGCGCACTGGCCGCCGAACTGCGCGATCGGGACCACGACGTGACAGTACTCGCCCGCGATCCCGACGGGGACGGTGTTCCGGACGGCGTCATGAGCGCTGCAGGCGACGTGACCGACTACGACTCCATCGAACCCGCATTCGAGGGGATGGATGCCGTCGTCAATCTCGTCGCCCTGTCGCCGCTGTTCAAGACGCCCAGCGGCCTCAGCCACGAATCTGTTCATCTGGGTGGGACGAAGCACGTCCTCGACGCTGCAACCGAGCACGACCTCGATCGGATCGTCCAGATGAGTGCCCTCGGTGCGGACAGCGACGGCCCAACGGAGTATCTCCGCACGAAGGGCGAGGCCGAGAGCGCCGTCCGCGACGCCACGATCGACCACGTGATCGTCCGACCCTCGATCGTGTTCGGCGACGGCGCGGAACTCGTGCCGTTCACCAAGCGCGCGAAGCAAATGTTCGCGCCTGGGCTCCCGATCGCACCACTTCCCGGCGGTGGGAAAACGCGGTTCCAGCCAATCTACATCGGGGACCTGGTTCCGATGCTCGCGGACTGTGTCGAGGGCGACGATCACGCGAACAGCACGTACGAGTTCGGCGGTCCGGAAGTGCTCACCCTCGCCGAACTCACGAGACTGGTCTACCGCGCCGAGGGAAAGACGATGCGCGTCGTTCCGATTCCGATGCCGGTCGCCGGACTCGGACTTGCAGTGCTCGGCACCGTGCCGCCGTTCCCCTTCAACAGCGAGCAGTATCGATCGCTTCGCGTCGACAACACGGTCTCCGAGAACGACGTGACGGCCTTCGGCCGATCGCCAGACGAACTCGTGACGTTCGAAGAGTACCTCGGAATCGATAACTGA
- the trpC gene encoding indole-3-glycerol phosphate synthase: MDTEEPIAPAVRSILDAARDRGAPDRRLTVDPRSLVGAFEEAESDGRMPVIAEVKPTSPTAEGTRTDDPVALAEAMVAGGASALSVLTEPEHFGGSPETLERVREVVDVPVLRKDFLLEEGQLDVVEADVVLLIVRFVDDLSGMLDAARERGFQVLVEVHTPAEFEAAVDAGADVIGINNRDLAALEVDLGTTEDVLDAVDVPDDVTVIAESGIQTAADARRLREAGADALLIGSAIMDHAAAESDGASVTTDSGVDTVRSNTETFTTAETEVES; the protein is encoded by the coding sequence ATGGACACCGAGGAACCAATCGCGCCTGCGGTGCGCTCCATTCTCGACGCAGCGCGGGATCGTGGCGCCCCGGATCGGCGGCTCACGGTCGATCCGCGGTCGCTCGTGGGCGCGTTCGAGGAGGCGGAATCGGACGGGCGAATGCCGGTGATCGCGGAGGTCAAGCCGACCAGCCCGACCGCGGAGGGAACGAGAACAGACGACCCCGTCGCACTGGCCGAAGCGATGGTCGCGGGCGGCGCGAGCGCGCTTTCGGTGCTCACCGAACCGGAGCACTTCGGTGGCAGCCCAGAGACGCTCGAGCGCGTCCGGGAGGTAGTGGACGTACCGGTCCTCAGGAAGGACTTCCTGCTGGAGGAGGGCCAACTCGACGTCGTCGAGGCGGACGTCGTCCTGCTGATCGTCAGGTTCGTCGACGATCTTTCGGGGATGCTCGACGCAGCTCGCGAGCGGGGATTTCAGGTGCTCGTCGAGGTCCACACCCCTGCGGAGTTCGAGGCCGCCGTCGATGCAGGCGCCGACGTGATCGGCATCAACAACAGGGATCTCGCTGCGCTCGAGGTAGACCTCGGAACGACCGAGGACGTGCTCGACGCGGTCGACGTACCCGACGACGTGACCGTGATCGCCGAGAGTGGGATCCAGACCGCCGCTGACGCCCGGCGACTGCGCGAGGCTGGCGCGGACGCCCTGCTGATCGGCAGCGCCATCATGGATCACGCTGCCGCGGAATCCGACGGGGCGAGCGTGACGACCGATTCCGGGGTCGACACCGTGCGATCGAATACCGAGACCTTCACCACAGCGGAGACGGAGGTGGAGTCATGA
- the cofC gene encoding 2-phospho-L-lactate guanylyltransferase, protein MDVAVPFDALAPKTRLGDLFDEAERSAFARTLLDDVVDAVRATGHEPTVYATAPVDVDAAVVVDERGLDPLCADLFGEPPIAVVMADLGLASGEALERLFSADGDVVAAPGLGGGTNALVVRDDAFRTDFHGVSIRDHREIAADEGLAWTAVDSLRLGVDVDERDDLVEVLLHGDGQAAEWLREHGVRVAVRDGRATVVREE, encoded by the coding sequence ATGGACGTGGCCGTCCCCTTCGACGCGCTGGCTCCGAAGACGCGGCTGGGGGACCTCTTCGACGAGGCAGAGCGATCTGCGTTCGCACGGACACTCCTCGACGACGTCGTCGACGCCGTCCGGGCGACCGGGCACGAGCCGACGGTGTACGCGACGGCTCCCGTCGACGTCGACGCGGCAGTCGTCGTGGACGAACGCGGACTCGACCCGCTCTGTGCGGACCTGTTCGGCGAGCCTCCGATCGCCGTCGTGATGGCCGACCTCGGACTCGCCAGTGGAGAGGCGCTCGAGCGACTCTTCAGCGCGGACGGTGACGTCGTCGCCGCGCCCGGACTCGGTGGTGGAACGAACGCCCTGGTGGTTCGCGACGACGCGTTCCGGACGGACTTCCACGGCGTCTCGATTCGCGATCACCGCGAAATCGCCGCCGACGAGGGACTCGCCTGGACTGCCGTCGACTCGCTGCGCCTCGGCGTCGACGTCGACGAACGGGACGACCTCGTCGAGGTGCTGCTCCACGGCGACGGCCAGGCAGCCGAGTGGTTGCGCGAGCACGGCGTTCGCGTCGCGGTTCGGGACGGTCGGGCCACAGTGGTACGTGAGGAGTGA